The sequence GCGCGAGCCGCAGGCCGTGCTCGACGTACTCGATGACCTGCGCGGGATCCGCGTCGACGAGCACGAGGTCGTAGCTCGCGTCGCTCATCCGCGGCAGCACGTCGAGCGCGCGACCCGTGATGAGGCGCACCCGGTTCGCGGGCACCTCGGCGTCGGCCAGGATCTCGCGGGCCGCCTGCTGGTGGTCGAACTCGACGTCGATGCTCGTGAGGATCGCGCGGGGCGCGCCGCGGAAGATGCAGAGCCCGGAGACGCCGGCCCCCGTCCCGATCTCGATGACGCTGGTGGCGCGTGTCGCGGCCGCGAGCAGCGAGAGCTGCGCGCCGACGGCGGGGGAGACGGCCTCGATGCCGAGCTCGCGGGAGTGCTGGCGGGCCAGGGCGATGTGCTCGTCCTCGACGACGACGTCCTCGGCGAACTTCCACCCGGTCTCCTGGTCGGACACGCGGCACCTCCCTCTTCCGGGTCCCCAGGGTATCGGCCCGCGGGCGGCCGTCCGACCGGCGGCCTGTCCGCCGAGGCCCGAGGGGAGGCGAAGCGCTGACCGGACCCTGCGCCCGGGCGGATATCGGGCATCGACCGACTAGCCTGTGATCATGTTCGGCCTGACGTTCGAGAAGCTGATGCTCATCGGCATCATCGCCGTGTTCCTGCTCGGCCCCGAGCGGCTGCCGGTCTACACCCAGAAGCTCGCGGACCTGGTGAAGGCCGCGCGGCGCATGGCGACCGGGGCGCGCGAGCGCATGCGCGACGAGCTGGGGCCGGAGTTCGACGAGGTCGACTGGAAGAAGCTCGACCCGCGCCAGTACGACCCGCGCCGCATCATCAAGGAGGCGCTGTTCGAGGACGAGCCGGTCGTCACGAAGCCGCGCGTCCCCGTCGAGACCACCGTCGCCCGCCGGCAGCGCCTCGAGCGCGAGGCGGCCGCGGCCTCCGCGCAGCCCGCGCCGTTCGACGCCGAGGCCACCTGACGCGATCCCCGGTCCCTCTCGGGGTCAGGCCGCGCCGCTGAAGCGCGCGTCCACCGCGCGCGCCTCCTCCCGGAGTGCGTCGACCACCGCCCGCACCGACGGGCGCTCGGCGCGATCCGGCCGCAGCAGCACGTGCAGGTGACGCTTGGAGGCGACCCCGGACAGCCGCTTCACCACCACGCCGTCGTGCTCGCCGGCCGTGTAGCGCGGCAGCAGCGCGATGCCGTGGCCCGACGCCACGAGCGACTCCGTGATCCGGGTGTCGCTGAACCGCTGCACGACCCGCGCCGGCGCGCCCACGGCCTGCTCGATGTCGAGGAGGATCCGGTCGAACGGGAGGCCCTGCGGCACACCGATCCACGGCTCCCCGCTGAGGTCGGCGGGGCTGACGGACGCCCGGCCCGCGAGGCGGTGGTCGGCGGGCATCGCCACGTCGAGCGGCTCGACCATGAGCGGCACGATCACGAGGCCGAGCCCCCGCCACGTGCCGGCGCCCGCGAGCGAGTGGGCGATGACGACGTCGAAGTCGGCGGTGAGGTCGGCGAAGGCACGGGAGGCCGGATCCCGGTCGCTGGCGCGCAGCGTGAGGTCGGGGATCGCCGCGACCCGGTCGAGGAGCCCCGGCAGCAGCATCTGCGCCGCCGTGGGGAAGGTCGCGAGCGTGACCTCGCCCGAGGGCTGGTGCCGGAAGTCCTCCCACAGCGCCTCGGCGCGGGCCACGGCGACCGCGATGTCGGTCGCCGTGCGGGCCAGCGCGCGGCCGGCGTCGGTGAGCACGATCCCGCGCCCGGAGCGCTCGGTGAGGGGCACGCCCGCCTCGCGTTCGAGCACCTTGAGCTGCTGCGAGACGGCCGACGGGGTGCGTCCGGCGGCGCGCGCGACGGCGCCCACGCTGCCGCGGTCGGCCAGCTCGCGGAGGAGCTCGAGGCGGCGTATGTCCATGAAGGCAGGCTACACAACCAGGCAAGGACTATGAGCTTGTCCTGAACGGTGGCGGGTGGTCTCATGGTGGTGCGGCGGAATGCGCCGCCATCCGCCTTCTCGCAGGAGCACCACCATGACCGTCTTCCTCATCGCCGTCGCCGCCCTCTCCGTCTCCGCCATCGCCGGCACCGTCGTCGTCACCGCCCGCGACGGCTACCGCGCCGTGCCGACGCGCACGCACCGCAGCCACGTGTAGTCGACGCCCGACGCACGGACGAGGAGGACGGCAGCCCGCGGGCTGCCGTCCTCCTCGTCCGTCCGGGCGGTGTCGCGCGTGGCGGCGCGGACTAGGAGACGGAGAGGCCGAGTCGCCGGCCGGCGAGGCCGCGACCGCGGGAGGCCAGGTGGTCCGCCACCTGCTGGATCCGCCGCGCCGCCGGGTCCGCCGGGTCGGCGAGCACGATGGGCGCGCCCGCGTCGCCGCCGGTGCGCAGCGCGACGCTCAGCGGCACGCTCGCGATGAGCGGCACGGGGGTGTCCTGGCCCGCCGAGAGCCGCCTGGCGACCTCCTCGCCGCCGCCCGCGCCGAAGAGCTCGAGCACGGATCCGTCGGGCTGCGCGAAGCCCGCCATGTTCTCGACCACGCCCACCACGCGCTGGCCCGTCTGCCGGGCGACCAGGCCGCTGCGCTCGGCGACGTCGGCCGCCGCCGGCTGCGGGGTCGTGACGACGAGCACCTCCGCGTGGGGGAGGAGCTGCCCGACGGTGATCGCGACGTCGCCCGTGCCGGGCGGGAGGTCGAGCAGCAGCACGTCGAGGTCGCCGAAGAACACGTCGGTGAGGAACTGCTGGATCGTGCGGTGCAGCATGGGTCCGCGCCAGGAGACGGCGGTGCCGCCCGCGGCGTCCGGATCGAGGAACATGCCGATCGAGATGACCTTCACGCCGTGCGCGACGGGCGGCAGGATCATGTCGCCCACGCGCGTGGGCGGGGCCGTGCGTCCGTCGGCGTCCACGAGGCCGAGGATCCCGGGGATCGAGAAGCCGTGCACGTCCGCGTCGACGAGGCCGACCGCGAGGCCCTTCGCGGCCAGCGCGACCGCGAGGTTGGCCGTCAGCGTGGACTTGCCCACGCCGCCCTTGCCGCTCGTGACCGCGTAGACGCGCGTGAGGCTGTCGGGGCCGAACGGGATGCCGCGCTTCGCCGCCGGCCCGCGCAGCCGTTCGGTGAGGGCGCGGCGCCGCTCCGGGCTCATCACGCCGACCGTGAGCTCCAGCCGCGCGACGCCCGGCACCGCCTCGACCGTCTCGCGCACGTCGCGCTCGATGGACGTCGCGGCCGGGCAGCCGACGATCGTCAGCGCGATGTCGACGTGCGCCACCCCGCCGTCCTCGACGCGCACGTCGGAGACCATGTCGAGCTCGGTGATGGGGCGGCGGATCTCGGGGTCGACGACGCCCGCGAGCGCGCGCCGCACCGCGTCCGCCGTGAGCGGGACCACGCCGGGTGCCTCAGCGGCCATGCGTCCTGCGGGCCGTGCCCTCGGCGTCGTCCGCCTCGGGGTCGTCGCGGCGGTCGAGCTCCTCGAGGAGCTGGCGCAGCTCGGCGCGGATGAAGTCCTTCGAGGCGACGTCCTTCATCTGCAGCCGGAGCGACACGACCTCCCGGGCGAGGTACTCGACGTCGGCCACGTTGCGCTCGGCGCGCTGGCGGTCCTGCTCGATCTGCACGCGGTCGCGGTCGTCCTGCCGGTTCTGCGCGAGCAGGATGAGCGGCGCCGCGTAGGACGCCTGCAGCGACAGGATCAGCGTGAGCGCGGTGAAGCCGAGCGCCGCCGAGTCGAAGCGCGCCGACTCCGGTCCGTACGTGTTGTACCCGATCCACGCGACGCAGAACGCCGTGAGGCCCACGAGGAACCACGGCGTGCCCATGCCGCGGGCGATGGACTCGGTGAAGCGGCCGAAGCGGTCGCGGCTCGCGCGGTTGCGCAGCGGGAGGACGGTCGTGCGGAGCCCCTTGGGGGCGTCCAGGCGGACGTCGCGGTTACTCTGCCGTGCCACGGGGGATCCTCCGTCCTCGTCGTGGTCCTGCGGTGGGGATGGCGGCCGTGGCCGTGCCGTGGAACCGGGCGGTCGCGCGCTTGCGCGTCTCGCGTTCCGCGTCGGCGCTGCGCCAGTCGTCCGGCAGCAGGTGGTCGAGCACGTCGTCGATGGTGACGACGCCGACCAGGCGGTGGTTCTCGTCCACCACGGGCACCGAGACGAGGTTGTAGCTCGCCATGATGCGGGACACCTCGGCCGCGCTCGTGTCGGCGCGCACGGGTTCCAGGCCCTGGTCGAGCAGGGTTCCGAGGCGCTCGTGGGGCGGGTAGCGCAGCATCCGCTGGAAGTGCACCATGCCGAGGAAGCGTCCCGTGGGCGGCTCGTACGGCGGCAGCGTGACGCACACCGCGGCGCCGAGCGTGGGCGCGAGCTCGTGGCGGCGGATGAGGGCGAGGCCCTCGGCGACGGTCGCGTCCCCCGACACGATGACGGGATCCGTGGTCATGAGGCCGCCCGCGGTGTCGGGCGCGTAGCTGAGGAGCATGCGGACGTCGTCCGCCTCCTCCGGCTGCATGAGCTCGAGCAGGGTCTCGCCGCGCTCGTCCGACAGCTGCGCGATGAGGTCGGCCGCGTCGTCGGGCTGCATCTGGTCGAGCACGTCGGCCGCGCGGTCGTCGTCGAGCGTGGCCATGATCTCGACCTGCTCGGCCTCGGGCATCTCCTCGAGCACGTCGGCGAGGCGCGCGTCGGGCAGCTCCTCGGCGACCTCCAGGCGGCGGGCCTGCGGCAGGTCGAGCAGGGTGTTGGCGAGGTCGGCGGGCAGCAGGTCGGAGTAGGCGGCGAGGAACTGCGAGGCGGACTGGGCGACGCCCGCGTCCTGCAGCTCGGCGACCTCGTCCCACGTCGCGAAGATGGTGGCGCCCTTCGCGAAGGGGGAGGGGCTCGTGCGGGGACGGCGGCAGAAGAGCTGCGAGACCTCCCACTCGGCCTGGCCGGACTCCTCGATCGCGACGTCCTCGATGACGGCGGTGCCGGATCCGTCGCGCATCCGCACGCGTCGGCCGAGGACCTCCGCGATGACGCGCACCTCGCCGCCGCGCTGCTCGAACCGGCGCAGGTTGATGAGGCCGGTGGTGATGATCTGCCCCGAGCCGATGCTCGTGACCCGCCCGATGGAGAGGAACACGCGGCGCTTGCCGGGGATCTCGACGATGAGGCCCACGACGCGCGGCGGGTCGTCCTTGCGGTAGACGACGAGCACGTCGCGCACGCGGCCGACGCGGTCGCCTGCGGGGTCGAACACGCTGCACCCGGCGAGCCGGGCGACGAAGACTCGGGAGGCGCTCACAGAGTCAATCTAGTCGCTCGCCCAGCACCCGCCCGGCCCCCCGTGGAAGACTGGAGGGGTGACGAACCCCCTCCTCGGACGCCCCTCCCGCGCACGGATGCCGAAGCTGCCCCAGGGCGAGCCCGTGGCCACCTACGAGACCTACGACGAGGCCCAGAAGGCCGTCGTCACGCTCGCCGAGGCGGACTTCCCCGTCACGCAGGTGAGCATCGTGGGCAACGAGCTCACGAGCGTCGAGCGGGTGACGGGCAAGCTCACCTCCGCCCGGGCCGCGGTCGCGGGAGCGGCGAGCGGCGCATGGCTCGGCCTCTTCCTCGGGCTCGTGACCTTCCTCTTCTCGCCCGTGCCGAACTTCTCCGTGGTGGTCGGCGCGGTGATCATCGGCGTCGGCTTCGGCGCCATCTACGGGATCGTCAGCTACAGCATCACGCGCCGCCGCCGCGACTTCACCTCGGTGATGCAGGTCACGGCCACGAGCTACTCGGTGGTCGTCGAGCCCGACTCGCTCAACCGCGCGCGGAACGTGCTCGGCATCGGCGACGGGGGCACGTCCGTGCACGGCGAGCCCGTCGTGGCGACGCCGCCGGCCGCCGCGCCCGCGTCGCGTCCCGTGGGGCGGTACGGGGAGCGCGTGCCCGAGCAGGGCGGGTCCGAGCAGGGCGGGTCCGACGGCCCCGAGCCCACCGCGCCGCCGACGTCGACGGACCGGCCCGTGGGCGAGCAGGGCGCATCAGGCTCCTGACGCCCGCGCGCCGCGCCCGTCACCGGGTGGCTAGGCGCGACCCGCCATCCACGCCTCGACCTCGTCGGCCGTGCGCGGGATCCCGGCGGAGAGGTTCTCCGCGCCGTCGCGCGTGACGAGGATGTCGTCCTCGATGCGCACGCCGATGCCGCGGAACCGCTCCGGCACCGTGAGGTCGTCCGGCTGGAAGTACAGGCCCGGCTCGATCGTGAACACCATGCCGGCCTCCACGATCCCGTCGATGTACATGTCGCGACGCGCCTGCGCGCAGTCGTGCACGTCGAGGCCGAGGTGGTGGCTCGTGCCGTGCACCATGTAGCGGCGGTGGTGCTGGTTGTCGGCCTCGAGCGCCTCCTCGGCGCTGACGGGGAGCATGCCCCAGTCGCTGACCCTGCGCGCGATGACCTCCATCGCCGCGGCGTGCACCTCGCGGAAGCGGATCCCGGGGCGCACGATCGCGAGGGCCGCGTCGGCCGCCTCGCGCACGGCCTCGTAGACCTCCCGCTGCACGTCGGTGAAGGTGCCGGAGACGGGGAGCGTGCGGGTGATGTCGGCCGTGTAGAGGCTGTCGAGCTCGACCCCGGCGTCGATGAGGATGAGGTCGCCCGGCACGACGCGGCCGTCGTTGCGGGTCCAGTGCAGGATGCAGGCGTGCGGGCCGGACGCCGCGATGGTGTCGTAGCCGACCGCGTTGCCGTCGGCGCGGGCGCGCGCGTTGAAGACGCCCTCCACGACGCGCTCGCCGCGGGCGTGCGCCGTGACGGCGGGCATGTCGGCGATCACGTCGGAGAAGCCGCGGCCGGTGGTGTCGACGGCCTCGCGCATCTGCCGGATCTCGTAGGCGTCCTTCACGAGGCGGAGCTCGCTGGCGTCGCGGGCGAGGAGGGCGTCGCCGTCCGCGGCGTCGTCCTCGGGGGCGGCGTCCTGCGCGCGGGCGTCGTCGACGCGGGCCGCGAGCGCGGGGTCGGC is a genomic window of Clavibacter capsici containing:
- a CDS encoding magnesium transporter MgtE N-terminal domain-containing protein gives rise to the protein MSASRVFVARLAGCSVFDPAGDRVGRVRDVLVVYRKDDPPRVVGLIVEIPGKRRVFLSIGRVTSIGSGQIITTGLINLRRFEQRGGEVRVIAEVLGRRVRMRDGSGTAVIEDVAIEESGQAEWEVSQLFCRRPRTSPSPFAKGATIFATWDEVAELQDAGVAQSASQFLAAYSDLLPADLANTLLDLPQARRLEVAEELPDARLADVLEEMPEAEQVEIMATLDDDRAADVLDQMQPDDAADLIAQLSDERGETLLELMQPEEADDVRMLLSYAPDTAGGLMTTDPVIVSGDATVAEGLALIRRHELAPTLGAAVCVTLPPYEPPTGRFLGMVHFQRMLRYPPHERLGTLLDQGLEPVRADTSAAEVSRIMASYNLVSVPVVDENHRLVGVVTIDDVLDHLLPDDWRSADAERETRKRATARFHGTATAAIPTAGPRRGRRIPRGTAE
- a CDS encoding Mrp/NBP35 family ATP-binding protein; amino-acid sequence: MAAEAPGVVPLTADAVRRALAGVVDPEIRRPITELDMVSDVRVEDGGVAHVDIALTIVGCPAATSIERDVRETVEAVPGVARLELTVGVMSPERRRALTERLRGPAAKRGIPFGPDSLTRVYAVTSGKGGVGKSTLTANLAVALAAKGLAVGLVDADVHGFSIPGILGLVDADGRTAPPTRVGDMILPPVAHGVKVISIGMFLDPDAAGGTAVSWRGPMLHRTIQQFLTDVFFGDLDVLLLDLPPGTGDVAITVGQLLPHAEVLVVTTPQPAAADVAERSGLVARQTGQRVVGVVENMAGFAQPDGSVLELFGAGGGEEVARRLSAGQDTPVPLIASVPLSVALRTGGDAGAPIVLADPADPAARRIQQVADHLASRGRGLAGRRLGLSVS
- a CDS encoding DUF1003 domain-containing protein; the protein is MARQSNRDVRLDAPKGLRTTVLPLRNRASRDRFGRFTESIARGMGTPWFLVGLTAFCVAWIGYNTYGPESARFDSAALGFTALTLILSLQASYAAPLILLAQNRQDDRDRVQIEQDRQRAERNVADVEYLAREVVSLRLQMKDVASKDFIRAELRQLLEELDRRDDPEADDAEGTARRTHGR
- a CDS encoding LysR family transcriptional regulator is translated as MDIRRLELLRELADRGSVGAVARAAGRTPSAVSQQLKVLEREAGVPLTERSGRGIVLTDAGRALARTATDIAVAVARAEALWEDFRHQPSGEVTLATFPTAAQMLLPGLLDRVAAIPDLTLRASDRDPASRAFADLTADFDVVIAHSLAGAGTWRGLGLVIVPLMVEPLDVAMPADHRLAGRASVSPADLSGEPWIGVPQGLPFDRILLDIEQAVGAPARVVQRFSDTRITESLVASGHGIALLPRYTAGEHDGVVVKRLSGVASKRHLHVLLRPDRAERPSVRAVVDALREEARAVDARFSGAA
- a CDS encoding aminopeptidase P family protein, with protein sequence MAENTDTASETAPDIAADPAAPLATTETAGPAVAAPTGTPTPGSGDAPIPRATSNRSTTPASTAFSDFVSTSWADRDEVDPPAREQAPFAADRRRRLSALHVGTRLVIPAGRLKQRSNDTDFPFRAHSAFAHLTGWGADSEPGAVLVLEPVAAGSAADGSAHEATLYFRERAGRDSDEFYANAEIGEFWIGPRPSLRQVAADLAIATAPLADVDAAIAAPGAVRVIREADPALAARVDDARAQDAAPEDDAADGDALLARDASELRLVKDAYEIRQMREAVDTTGRGFSDVIADMPAVTAHARGERVVEGVFNARARADGNAVGYDTIAASGPHACILHWTRNDGRVVPGDLILIDAGVELDSLYTADITRTLPVSGTFTDVQREVYEAVREAADAALAIVRPGIRFREVHAAAMEVIARRVSDWGMLPVSAEEALEADNQHHRRYMVHGTSHHLGLDVHDCAQARRDMYIDGIVEAGMVFTIEPGLYFQPDDLTVPERFRGIGVRIEDDILVTRDGAENLSAGIPRTADEVEAWMAGRA
- a CDS encoding translocase, yielding MFGLTFEKLMLIGIIAVFLLGPERLPVYTQKLADLVKAARRMATGARERMRDELGPEFDEVDWKKLDPRQYDPRRIIKEALFEDEPVVTKPRVPVETTVARRQRLEREAAAASAQPAPFDAEAT
- a CDS encoding general stress protein, producing the protein MTNPLLGRPSRARMPKLPQGEPVATYETYDEAQKAVVTLAEADFPVTQVSIVGNELTSVERVTGKLTSARAAVAGAASGAWLGLFLGLVTFLFSPVPNFSVVVGAVIIGVGFGAIYGIVSYSITRRRRDFTSVMQVTATSYSVVVEPDSLNRARNVLGIGDGGTSVHGEPVVATPPAAAPASRPVGRYGERVPEQGGSEQGGSDGPEPTAPPTSTDRPVGEQGASGS
- a CDS encoding O-methyltransferase, producing MSDQETGWKFAEDVVVEDEHIALARQHSRELGIEAVSPAVGAQLSLLAAATRATSVIEIGTGAGVSGLCIFRGAPRAILTSIDVEFDHQQAAREILADAEVPANRVRLITGRALDVLPRMSDASYDLVLVDADPAQVIEYVEHGLRLARTGGLVLVPHALWRGRVQNPAARDAQTAAFRTLVQETAGSGAVVASLSPAGDGLLQIAKTGR